The Tardiphaga alba genome includes a window with the following:
- a CDS encoding alpha/beta hydrolase family protein, protein MRMIWGFCVLLAVLIQSAPVSAQDSRIVRLSPDIQYEFIARWDVDRLNKILQVDTPNFAGIPVTYSPARNGVRLYRVTYSSVVPEHGNKPTTASGLLAIPENGGPSFPMVSYQHGTVYGKQEVPSFPDQSSETQLMIAQFAGQGYVLIGADYFGLGTSTEPEGYMVKASHQQATYDMLTASRAVLAHLKLSTTKLFLGGWSQGGFVTMAMLEKLERSGLAVDATATASAPLDVFVALNGFLNFPRKNDASWVTSLFILSAFSFENYYNVPGLARSVIAAEHYELARKAYMREPYDATQVPSDLRKLIRPNYFDPQFFSASAYGRLAAETTAYRWIIKSPVRNYFGESDEVISVGLGQLGMNYQRAIGNGNPAVEALSTGATSHRGTFATAVPKWKAWFDGIATAP, encoded by the coding sequence ATGCGTATGATCTGGGGTTTCTGCGTTCTTCTGGCCGTCCTGATCCAGAGCGCGCCTGTCAGCGCCCAGGATAGCCGGATCGTCAGGCTGTCCCCGGACATCCAGTATGAATTCATCGCGCGCTGGGACGTGGATCGCCTCAACAAGATCCTGCAGGTCGATACACCGAATTTTGCCGGCATTCCGGTGACCTACAGCCCGGCCCGCAACGGCGTCCGGCTCTATCGCGTCACCTATTCCTCGGTCGTGCCGGAGCATGGCAACAAGCCGACCACGGCCTCCGGCCTGCTCGCCATCCCCGAAAATGGCGGGCCGTCATTCCCGATGGTGTCGTATCAGCACGGCACGGTTTACGGAAAGCAGGAGGTCCCCTCCTTTCCCGACCAGTCGTCGGAAACGCAATTGATGATCGCGCAATTCGCCGGCCAGGGTTACGTGCTGATCGGCGCCGACTATTTCGGCCTCGGCACCTCGACCGAGCCGGAAGGCTATATGGTCAAGGCCAGCCATCAGCAGGCGACCTATGACATGCTGACGGCGAGCCGCGCCGTGCTCGCCCATCTCAAGCTCAGCACGACCAAACTGTTTCTCGGCGGCTGGTCGCAGGGCGGCTTCGTCACCATGGCCATGCTTGAAAAGCTCGAGCGCTCAGGTTTGGCAGTCGATGCGACGGCAACGGCGAGCGCGCCGCTCGACGTCTTCGTCGCGCTCAACGGCTTTCTCAACTTCCCGCGCAAGAACGACGCCTCCTGGGTGACGTCGCTGTTCATCCTCTCGGCATTCTCGTTCGAGAACTATTACAACGTGCCCGGCCTCGCGCGCTCGGTGATTGCGGCGGAGCATTACGAGCTGGCGCGCAAAGCCTATATGCGCGAACCCTATGATGCCACGCAGGTGCCATCGGATCTGCGCAAGCTGATCCGGCCGAACTATTTCGACCCGCAATTCTTCTCCGCCTCGGCCTATGGCCGCCTCGCAGCGGAAACCACGGCCTATCGCTGGATCATCAAATCGCCGGTACGCAACTATTTCGGCGAGAGCGACGAGGTCATCAGCGTCGGCCTTGGCCAGCTCGGCATGAATTATCAACGCGCGATCGGCAACGGTAATCCTGCCGTCGAGGCGCTATCGACCGGCGCGACCAGCCATCGCGGTACATTCGCGACCGCCGTTCCGAAATGGAAAGCATGGTTCGACGGAATCGCCACGGCGCCTTGA
- a CDS encoding glycoside hydrolase, which produces MKMIDRRTLLQGSGALLLLRSSPARAAPLPGPTDTFTDSVGVNVHISSEPYAPNFERFFDLLDKSGIRHLRDELRPSNDLARWRRLADRLGVMFNIPVSPATNTVAEMMSYLDAFGVERVSSIEGQNEGDSPWFMSLPLAKSGWSNVVVDYQRDVHRALRARYTAEQLPLLSPSVINWKPADVALLRGAAQYSDVVAIHSYVQKAQEPETTDDYAAVSWYLKNMRDAFKPGAPVMVTEAGYCNVVKPGSAGVGEVASGIYMPRMLLNNFRLGILRTYLYEFFDGGIDPNEGEHHWGLVRNDLTPKPAYDAIRNLLAILKGARRAGDNQPLRLETRSLELRHIAFEDAQGKPLLAVWRAVRCWDVAKADDIEVPTRSVGINVEGPGTELIVNRPNDGAGWERIPITDGRARIPLDGKVAIISLAA; this is translated from the coding sequence ATGAAGATGATCGACCGGCGCACGCTTCTGCAAGGCAGCGGAGCACTCCTGCTGCTCCGATCATCCCCTGCGCGGGCAGCGCCCCTGCCCGGTCCGACGGATACATTTACCGACAGTGTCGGCGTCAATGTTCACATCAGCAGCGAACCTTATGCACCGAATTTCGAGCGGTTCTTCGATCTGCTGGACAAGAGCGGCATCCGACATCTGCGCGATGAACTGAGGCCCAGCAACGATCTCGCACGCTGGCGCAGGCTCGCTGACCGCCTTGGCGTCATGTTCAACATTCCGGTATCGCCCGCGACCAACACCGTGGCGGAGATGATGTCCTATCTCGATGCATTCGGTGTCGAACGGGTGTCGAGCATCGAGGGACAGAACGAGGGCGACAGCCCGTGGTTCATGTCGCTGCCATTGGCCAAATCGGGCTGGAGCAATGTCGTCGTAGACTATCAGCGCGACGTGCATCGCGCCTTGCGCGCGCGGTACACGGCCGAACAACTGCCGCTGCTGTCGCCGAGCGTGATCAACTGGAAGCCCGCCGACGTGGCGCTGCTGCGCGGCGCTGCGCAATATAGCGATGTCGTCGCGATCCATTCCTACGTGCAAAAGGCACAGGAGCCGGAGACGACGGACGACTACGCCGCGGTCTCCTGGTATCTCAAGAACATGCGCGACGCGTTCAAGCCGGGCGCGCCGGTGATGGTCACCGAGGCCGGCTATTGCAATGTCGTGAAGCCCGGCAGCGCCGGTGTCGGTGAAGTCGCGTCCGGCATCTACATGCCGCGCATGCTGCTCAACAATTTTCGCCTCGGAATCTTGCGCACCTATCTCTACGAATTCTTCGATGGCGGCATCGATCCGAATGAAGGCGAACATCACTGGGGGCTCGTGCGCAACGATCTCACACCGAAGCCGGCCTATGACGCTATCCGCAATCTCCTTGCGATCCTGAAGGGCGCAAGGCGCGCGGGCGACAATCAGCCATTGCGACTCGAGACACGTTCGCTCGAATTGCGGCACATCGCATTCGAGGACGCACAGGGAAAGCCTTTGCTCGCCGTCTGGCGCGCGGTGCGCTGCTGGGACGTGGCCAAGGCCGATGACATCGAGGTACCCACGCGGTCGGTCGGCATCAATGTCGAGGGACCCGGCACGGAGTTGATCGTGAACCGGCCGAACGATGGCGCCGGTTGGGAGCGCATCCCCATCACCGATGGCCGGGCCAGAATCCCGCTCGACGGCAAGGTCGCCATCATCAGCCTTGCGGCTTGA
- a CDS encoding alpha/beta fold hydrolase translates to MDHAPTVPALPPAKHSFDIPLEDGATVSARVYGEGPRVISSHGNGLSADAFQSFWRLFIPDYETVVFDFRHHGLSSPFVKPIPQVWPQLIRDYDAIMKGITREIGAAPSLGAFHSMSALTTLLHASEYESPWIGIVGFEPPATPPAHYPEFQMFRADNGRLAERTIKRRFEFSTVQELFDSYRRSSAFTGVDDAGLQALAASTLRWNDDKELYELACPREFEASIFAMQGLEGAWERMCKIKIPVQLVAGQPKTGTSPFIIIESAFARDGGFDFVTVDDASHFMQMERPEECAAIVRAFHAGLG, encoded by the coding sequence ATGGATCACGCGCCGACCGTCCCGGCTCTCCCGCCCGCCAAGCACAGCTTTGACATCCCGCTGGAGGACGGCGCCACCGTCAGCGCCCGCGTCTATGGCGAAGGCCCGCGCGTCATCAGCAGCCATGGCAACGGCCTCTCCGCCGATGCCTTCCAGAGCTTCTGGCGCCTCTTCATTCCGGACTACGAAACCGTCGTGTTCGACTTCCGTCACCACGGCCTCAGCAGCCCGTTCGTCAAACCGATTCCGCAGGTGTGGCCGCAGCTGATCCGCGACTATGATGCCATCATGAAGGGGATCACCCGCGAGATCGGCGCAGCACCGAGCCTCGGCGCCTTTCACTCCATGAGCGCGCTGACCACGTTGCTGCACGCATCCGAATATGAATCCCCATGGATCGGCATCGTCGGCTTCGAACCGCCGGCGACACCGCCGGCCCATTATCCCGAATTCCAGATGTTCCGTGCCGACAATGGCCGCCTGGCCGAGCGCACCATCAAGCGGCGCTTCGAATTCAGCACGGTGCAGGAATTGTTCGACTCCTATCGCCGCAGCTCTGCTTTCACCGGCGTCGACGATGCGGGGCTGCAAGCTCTTGCTGCTTCGACACTGCGCTGGAACGACGACAAAGAACTCTATGAGCTCGCCTGCCCGCGGGAATTCGAAGCCAGCATCTTCGCCATGCAAGGGTTGGAGGGCGCATGGGAGCGCATGTGCAAGATCAAGATTCCCGTCCAGCTCGTGGCGGGCCAGCCGAAGACGGGGACCAGCCCGTTCATCATCATCGAGAGCGCCTTCGCCCGCGATGGCGGCTTCGACTTCGTCACCGTGGATGACGCCTCGCATTTCATGCAGATGGAAAGGCCGGAGGAATGCGCAGCCATCGTCCGCGCATTCCATGCCGGGCTCGGGTAA
- a CDS encoding LLM class flavin-dependent oxidoreductase codes for MTALSILDLVRVTQDTNARGALDNSRDLAAHAEHWGYQRFWVAEHHNMIGIASAATSVVIGHIAAGSKTIRVGAGGIMLPNHAPIVIAEQFGTLERLFPGRIDLGLGRAPGTDQMTMRALRRSLQNSDNFPQDIQELQAYFAEAAPGQRLQAVPAAGTNVPLWILGSSNYGAQLGAVLGLPYAFASHFAPEMLLQALEIYRTHFEPSEQLAKPHTMVGVNIIAADTDAEAKRLWTTQQMSFTNMFRGTRGLSQPPIDDIETYWSPAEKMQAMGMLRRAIIGSKETVRAGIAALVEETKADELMIVSDVYEHPKRLKSYEMIADAAAGLVEAPVAAA; via the coding sequence ATGACCGCCTTGTCGATTCTCGATCTCGTCCGCGTCACCCAAGACACCAATGCGCGCGGCGCGCTCGATAATTCACGGGATCTGGCGGCGCATGCGGAGCACTGGGGCTATCAGCGCTTCTGGGTTGCCGAGCATCACAACATGATCGGCATCGCTTCTGCTGCCACCTCGGTGGTGATCGGCCATATCGCAGCGGGCTCCAAAACCATCCGCGTCGGCGCCGGCGGCATCATGCTGCCGAACCATGCGCCCATCGTGATCGCCGAACAGTTCGGCACGCTGGAGCGGCTGTTTCCCGGCCGCATCGATCTCGGCCTCGGCCGCGCGCCCGGCACCGACCAGATGACCATGCGCGCGCTGCGCCGCTCCTTGCAAAACTCCGACAATTTCCCGCAGGATATTCAGGAGCTGCAGGCCTATTTCGCCGAAGCCGCGCCCGGCCAGCGGCTGCAGGCCGTGCCGGCCGCAGGGACCAATGTGCCTTTGTGGATTCTCGGCTCCAGCAATTACGGCGCCCAGCTCGGCGCCGTGCTCGGCCTACCCTATGCCTTCGCCTCGCATTTCGCGCCGGAAATGCTGCTGCAGGCGCTGGAAATCTATCGCACCCATTTCGAACCGTCGGAGCAGTTGGCGAAGCCACATACCATGGTCGGCGTGAACATCATCGCGGCCGACACCGATGCCGAGGCGAAGCGGCTGTGGACCACGCAGCAGATGTCCTTCACCAACATGTTCCGCGGCACCCGCGGTCTCAGCCAGCCGCCCATCGACGATATCGAGACCTATTGGTCGCCAGCCGAAAAGATGCAGGCCATGGGCATGCTACGCCGCGCGATCATCGGCTCAAAGGAGACCGTGCGTGCGGGCATCGCCGCACTGGTTGAAGAGACCAAGGCGGACGAGCTGATGATCGTGTCGGATGTCTATGAGCATCCGAAGCGACTGAAGTCGTATGAGATGATCGCGGACGCCGCGGCAGGGCTGGTTGAAGCGCCTGTAGCAGCGGCCTGA
- a CDS encoding carbohydrate porin codes for MPRVAKALAGLVVCCALQMSVAHGGDWRDGGLKALNARLDDWGVAFSAAYIGEALGNASGGIRRGRIYDGRIDLGVDVDLEKAVGWRGATFHGNVFQIHGQGLSRDYIGNLMLVSGIEALPSTRLYEFWIEQSLFGGRLFVKVGQQPSDTEFIDSKFDDIFVNSALGWPGITGVILPAGGPSPPLAVPGIRVKALLSDAFTAYLAVFNGSAGAQGPDDPQISNPHGLAFRVNDPPWVIGQLKYSYRLGAAGLPGAITGGGWYHFEQFDDERWTAQGLSQADPLGTGEPAMRRGNRGVFAVYEQRLALSAVDPAKGVGFFARASFSPSDRNLISFYLDGGFQVSGFSAERPDDRFGIAMTYARISDGARGLDRDVQRFTGIATPIRDFEAVFEATYIAMAAPGVAVQPVFQYVIHPGGGVVNPEDPTQTRRIKDAAVFGVRTTITF; via the coding sequence ATGCCGCGTGTGGCGAAGGCGTTGGCCGGGCTTGTGGTCTGCTGTGCCTTGCAGATGTCCGTTGCCCATGGGGGCGACTGGCGTGATGGCGGGCTAAAGGCACTCAACGCACGGCTCGACGACTGGGGCGTGGCATTCTCCGCGGCCTATATCGGCGAGGCGCTCGGCAATGCCTCCGGCGGCATCCGCCGCGGCAGGATCTATGACGGCCGCATCGATCTCGGCGTCGATGTCGATCTGGAAAAAGCGGTGGGCTGGCGCGGCGCGACCTTCCACGGCAACGTCTTCCAGATCCACGGCCAGGGCTTGTCGCGCGACTATATCGGCAATCTCATGCTGGTCAGTGGAATCGAGGCATTGCCCTCGACACGGCTCTACGAGTTCTGGATCGAACAGTCGCTGTTCGGCGGCCGGCTGTTCGTGAAAGTCGGGCAGCAGCCGTCGGACACCGAATTCATTGACAGCAAGTTTGACGACATCTTCGTCAATTCGGCGCTCGGTTGGCCCGGCATCACCGGCGTGATCCTGCCGGCGGGTGGTCCATCGCCGCCGCTGGCTGTGCCTGGCATACGCGTGAAGGCGCTATTGTCGGATGCGTTCACGGCCTATCTCGCGGTGTTCAACGGCAGCGCGGGGGCGCAGGGGCCGGATGATCCGCAGATCTCCAATCCGCATGGCCTCGCATTCCGCGTCAACGATCCGCCATGGGTCATCGGCCAGCTGAAATACAGCTATCGTCTCGGCGCGGCCGGGCTGCCCGGCGCCATCACCGGCGGCGGCTGGTATCATTTCGAGCAGTTCGATGACGAGCGGTGGACGGCGCAGGGCCTGTCGCAAGCGGACCCGCTCGGCACCGGCGAGCCGGCCATGCGGCGCGGCAATCGCGGCGTGTTTGCCGTCTATGAGCAACGGCTGGCGCTCAGCGCAGTAGATCCCGCCAAGGGCGTCGGCTTCTTCGCTCGGGCGTCATTCAGTCCGTCGGATCGCAATCTGATCAGCTTCTATCTCGACGGCGGTTTTCAGGTTTCAGGCTTCTCTGCGGAGCGGCCTGATGATCGCTTCGGCATCGCCATGACCTATGCGCGGATTTCAGACGGCGCCCGCGGTCTCGACCGCGACGTGCAGCGCTTCACCGGCATCGCAACGCCGATCCGTGATTTCGAGGCGGTGTTCGAGGCGACCTATATCGCCATGGCCGCGCCTGGCGTCGCGGTGCAGCCGGTGTTTCAATATGTGATCCATCCCGGCGGCGGCGTCGTGAATCCGGAGGATCCGACGCAGACCCGCCGCATCAAGGATGCGGCAGTGTTCGGCGTCCGCACCACAATCACGTTCTGA
- a CDS encoding transporter, translated as MSSDSLHFATQAGALAPDNAIPGLVWAFRIHADGQPEALSIHQAIDTSHDGLVWLHFNLADTRALQWLTQAPLQAPDAARALLLSKDSFQQLHTADDSVYGVISDLLRDIDDVDDDTGYLRFAMTEHLLISGRHHALCAVDATRRSLEQGLKIDSMAALFETIIENVADTIDGVADKLALALDEIEEQVVLGESRHMLQTLGRQRRTCVRLHRQLSGLRLVFQRFEQKGGLDLKPALQLRAGKLAQRLDGLDRIIVELRERSRLLQEELHLQIAESGNEALRVLSVLTALLMPPTLAAGIFGMNIKAMPLVDGDNGFILVCGILMLSSATAYFIMKRIGIIR; from the coding sequence ATGTCGTCAGACAGTCTTCATTTCGCGACACAGGCTGGTGCGTTGGCGCCGGACAACGCCATTCCCGGCCTGGTCTGGGCGTTTCGCATCCATGCCGATGGCCAGCCGGAGGCGTTGTCTATCCATCAGGCGATCGATACCAGCCATGACGGTCTGGTCTGGCTGCATTTCAATCTCGCCGACACGCGCGCCTTGCAGTGGCTGACGCAAGCGCCGCTGCAGGCGCCGGATGCGGCGCGTGCTTTGCTGTTGTCGAAGGACAGTTTCCAGCAGCTGCACACGGCCGACGACAGCGTTTATGGCGTGATCTCGGATCTGCTGCGCGATATCGACGATGTCGATGATGACACCGGCTATCTGCGCTTTGCGATGACCGAGCATCTGTTGATCAGCGGCCGGCATCATGCGCTCTGCGCAGTGGATGCGACGAGGCGCTCGCTCGAACAGGGCCTCAAGATCGACAGCATGGCGGCGCTGTTCGAGACCATCATCGAGAATGTGGCCGACACCATCGATGGCGTTGCCGACAAGCTCGCGCTCGCACTGGATGAGATCGAGGAGCAGGTGGTGCTCGGCGAATCCCGCCACATGCTGCAGACGCTCGGCCGGCAGCGGCGCACCTGCGTGCGGTTGCATCGCCAGCTCTCCGGCCTGCGTCTCGTATTCCAGCGTTTCGAGCAGAAAGGCGGGCTCGACCTGAAGCCAGCGTTGCAACTCCGTGCGGGCAAGCTGGCGCAACGGCTCGACGGGCTCGACCGCATCATCGTCGAACTGCGCGAGCGCAGCCGGCTATTGCAGGAAGAGCTGCATCTGCAGATCGCCGAAAGCGGCAACGAGGCGCTGCGCGTGCTTTCTGTGCTCACCGCCTTGCTGATGCCGCCGACACTGGCCGCGGGCATCTTCGGCATGAACATCAAGGCGATGCCACTGGTGGATGGCGACAACGGCTTCATCCTGGTGTGCGGAATTCTGATGCTGTCCTCGGCGACCGCCTATTTCATCATGAAGCGTATCGGCATCATCAGGTAG
- a CDS encoding inorganic phosphate transporter, with amino-acid sequence MTDFTLNSSVSGSGPIEPAARPNLDKGFNPLTMILFMAVLAGGVLYVAYSIYADVSATGTRVTSYLPYILLFVALMIALGFEFVNGFHDTANAVATVIYTHSLKPEIAVVWSGFFNFLGVLFSSGAVAFGIVSLLPVELILQVGSSAGFAMVFALLIAAIIWNLGTWWLGLPASSSHTLIGSIIGVGIANALMRGRDGTSGVDWTKATEIGYALLLSPLFGFACAAILLLVLKFLVRNPALYEAPEGDKAPPLWIRGILIATCTGVSFAHGSNDGQKGMGLIMLVLIGTVPTAYALNRALPESRIEQFQQTSLKASQVVAAKGAGHGTIGDPRPVVTQYVAARKISEGTYPALAVLVKDVGDQVRTYGTLDKVPAEKVGNTRNDMYLASEAIRFLMKDKENDLNKEEVATLNAYKGSLDAATKFIPDWVKIAVAIALGLGTMVGWKRIVVTVGEKIGKTHLTYAQGASAELVAAGTIGAADIFGLPVSTTHVLSSGVAGTMAANGSGLQMATIRNLLMAWVLTLPCAIALSAALYFIFAHIF; translated from the coding sequence ATGACCGATTTCACACTCAATTCATCCGTTTCAGGAAGTGGACCCATCGAGCCGGCCGCGCGGCCCAATCTCGACAAGGGCTTCAATCCGCTCACGATGATCCTGTTCATGGCGGTGCTTGCCGGCGGCGTGCTGTACGTCGCCTACAGCATCTATGCGGATGTCAGTGCCACCGGCACGCGCGTCACAAGCTATCTACCCTATATCCTGCTGTTCGTGGCGCTGATGATCGCGCTCGGCTTCGAATTCGTGAACGGCTTTCACGACACCGCCAATGCGGTGGCGACGGTGATCTACACCCACTCGCTGAAGCCCGAGATTGCTGTGGTGTGGTCTGGCTTCTTCAACTTTCTCGGCGTGCTGTTCTCGTCGGGCGCGGTGGCGTTCGGTATCGTGTCGCTGCTGCCGGTCGAACTCATCCTGCAGGTCGGCTCATCCGCCGGTTTCGCGATGGTGTTCGCGCTCTTGATCGCAGCGATCATCTGGAATCTTGGCACCTGGTGGCTCGGCCTTCCCGCCTCGTCGTCGCACACGCTGATCGGCTCGATCATCGGCGTTGGTATTGCCAATGCATTGATGCGCGGCCGCGACGGCACCTCGGGCGTGGACTGGACCAAGGCCACGGAAATTGGCTACGCGCTGCTGCTGTCGCCGCTGTTCGGCTTTGCCTGCGCGGCGATCCTGCTGCTCGTGCTGAAATTCCTGGTGCGCAATCCCGCGCTGTATGAAGCGCCGGAAGGCGACAAGGCGCCGCCACTGTGGATCCGCGGCATCCTGATCGCCACCTGCACCGGTGTGTCCTTCGCGCATGGTTCGAATGACGGCCAGAAGGGCATGGGCCTGATCATGCTGGTGCTGATCGGCACCGTGCCGACCGCCTATGCGCTGAACCGTGCGCTGCCGGAATCGCGCATCGAGCAGTTTCAGCAGACCTCGCTGAAGGCCTCGCAGGTCGTCGCTGCCAAGGGTGCCGGCCACGGCACCATCGGTGATCCCCGTCCGGTGGTGACGCAATACGTTGCCGCGCGAAAAATCAGCGAAGGCACCTATCCGGCGCTTGCCGTGCTGGTGAAGGATGTCGGCGATCAGGTCCGCACCTATGGCACGCTCGACAAGGTGCCGGCGGAGAAGGTCGGCAACACCCGTAACGACATGTATCTCGCATCGGAAGCCATCCGCTTCCTCATGAAGGACAAGGAAAACGACCTCAACAAGGAAGAGGTCGCGACGCTGAATGCCTATAAGGGCTCGCTGGATGCGGCGACCAAGTTCATCCCGGATTGGGTGAAGATCGCCGTCGCCATCGCGCTTGGGTTGGGCACCATGGTGGGCTGGAAGCGCATCGTCGTCACCGTCGGCGAGAAGATCGGCAAGACGCATCTGACCTACGCGCAAGGTGCGTCGGCGGAGTTGGTCGCCGCCGGCACCATCGGCGCGGCGGATATTTTCGGCCTGCCGGTCTCGACCACCCATGTGCTGTCATCCGGTGTCGCCGGCACCATGGCAGCGAACGGCTCCGGCCTGCAGATGGCCACCATCCGCAATCTGCTGATGGCCTGGGTGCTGACGCTGCCATGCGCCATCGCACTGTCGGCAGCGCTGTATTTCATCTTCGCCCACATCTTCTGA